One Isachenkonia alkalipeptolytica genomic window, GTCTTTTCGGATTTTTCCGGGTTTTGCTTTCCCGTTTTTAGCGACTCAACTAATATACCACCTTAGCTTTTTTGTGTCAAGAGAAAAGAAACCCATAACTATGGATTTCTTTTCCTTGGTAGCTTCTCTTAAAGCATTATTTAGTTAATAAATTTGACAATAGTCTTTAAAAGGAAAACCTGTTACTATTTAAAGAAACTTTATACCTTCTTCATTCCTTCTGCCAAAGCTTTTTTATTAAGTGGAACAAACTTGTCTTTAACATTTTTCACTAAAACCTCTTCCCAATTAATATCATCAATAGCCATAGCCTTTAATAAGGCACCGAGCAAAACAATATTTTGAGCTTTTATATTTCCAAGACCTACAGCAATATCTGCGGCCTTAACCACCGTAAGATTCTTAACAACCGCGGCAATATCATCTAATATAGTTTCCGGGTAAGGCACATTCCCTGACAGGGTCGGAGCCGAAGGGATCGCATAGTCATTAACCACTGCAATGCCATCTGGCTTTAAATACCCTAACCATCGATAAGCTTCCATTTTTTCAAAAGCTACAATAATATCTGCTTGACCCTTACCGATTATCGGAGAGTGTACATCTTCTCCAAAACGTACTTGTGTGGTTACACTTCCCCCTCTTTGGGCCATACCATGGACTTCTGACATCTTCACATCATACCCGGCACTAATTAAGCCTTGAGATAGTATTTTACTGGCGAGGATGATCCCTTGACCGCCTACACCGACTAATAATACGTTTTTAGTTTTTTCCATATTATTCTCCCACCTTTTCAATAGCATTGAATGGACATACCTGTAGACACACTTCACAACCTACACACATGGTTGGATCAATTTGCGCTTTATCACCAAAGGAAATTGCAGGGCATCCAACTTTTCCACATACTTTACAAGTGGTACACTTTTCTTCATCCACTCGACAAATAGACTTGGTTAAGTCAAATTCCTCATAGTCTTCTTGTGAGAATTCTTTTAATACACAGGGCCACTTTGTAATTATTACCGAGGGCTCATCGGTAGCTAAGGCTTTATCAATTGCATCCTTGCTTTCTTTTAGGGTTAACGGATTAATAGTTTGTACATCCTCAACTCCGCAGGCTCTTACCATTTTTTCAATATCTATTACCGGAGCTTTTTCCCCCATTAAAGTGTATCCGGTTCCAGGGTTTTCCTGATGACCGGTCATTCCCGTAATTCGATTATCCAAAATTACAGTGACTGCATTTCCTTTATTATAAACGATATCTAAAAGCCCGGTTATTCCCGAGTGAAAGAATGTAGAGTCTCCAATAACCCCGACCACTTTCTTATCAACGCCATTTTTATTGAAAGCCATTTGCGCTCCATGACCCGCACTTACACTAGCACCCATACAGATACAAGTATCCATTGCATTAAGAGGTTCAGCAGATCCTAACGTATAACATCCGATATCTCCGGTAACCATAATATTTTTCTTTCGGGACAGTTCGTAAAAGAATCCTCTATGGGGGCAACCGGCACACATTGTCGGAGGCCGTCCAACGGGTTTGCTTTCATCCAGCTCCAGAACTTCAGGGGTGGTGCCCAACAGAGCTTCTTCAAGAACATGGGGACTTAATTCTCCAATATTAGATATCTTATCTTTACCAATACATTCAATACCATGTGCTTTCATTTGTTCTTCCATGAACGGTTCAAGTTCTTCGATGACATAGAGAGTGTCAACTTCCTTGGCAAAGTCTTTAATTTTATCCATCGGCATCGGGTAACTCAATCCGATTTTCAAGTAAGAAGCTGTATCCCCAAACACTTCCTTCGCATATTGATAAGCAATTCCGGAAGTTACAATGCCTATTTTTTTATCATTCCATTCAATTCGATTTAAGCCGGTTTCATTACTGAATTTCTCTAGTTCTTTTAATTTTTTCTCTAATAACACATGCATAATTCGCCCATTTGCAGGGGTTGCTACAAATTTACTGATGTTTTTTTCATAGGGCTTGATTCCCACTTCTTGACGTTCTACTGTTTCTACCGGAGTCTTGCTGTGACAAATTCGTGTAGTTACTCTAAGCATTACCGGCACATCAAATTTTTCACTGATCTCAAAGGCTTCTTTCGTAAAATCTTTTGCTTCTTGAGAATTACTTGGCTCAATTACCGGGAACTTTGCAGCTTTTCCATAATAACGGTTGTCCTGTTCATTTTGCGAACTGTGAAGTCCCGGGTCATCTGCAGAAACGAATACGAATCCACCATTTACTCCCGTATAGGCATAAGTAAAAATCGGATCAGCTGCAACGTTTACCCCTACATGTTTCATGGCCGCTAAGCTTCTTGCTCCAGCGATGGAACCCCCGATAGCAACTTCCATAGCAACCTTTTCATTTGGCGACCACTCACTGTAAATATCGTCTTTGTATTGTGCCATGTTTTCAAGGATTTCCGTACTTGGAGTTCCAGGGTATGCTGCGGTAAGGGTTACGCCCGCCTCATAACATCCCCTTGC contains:
- the iorA gene encoding indolepyruvate ferredoxin oxidoreductase subunit alpha — encoded protein: MKQLMTGNEAIARGCYEAGVTLTAAYPGTPSTEILENMAQYKDDIYSEWSPNEKVAMEVAIGGSIAGARSLAAMKHVGVNVAADPIFTYAYTGVNGGFVFVSADDPGLHSSQNEQDNRYYGKAAKFPVIEPSNSQEAKDFTKEAFEISEKFDVPVMLRVTTRICHSKTPVETVERQEVGIKPYEKNISKFVATPANGRIMHVLLEKKLKELEKFSNETGLNRIEWNDKKIGIVTSGIAYQYAKEVFGDTASYLKIGLSYPMPMDKIKDFAKEVDTLYVIEELEPFMEEQMKAHGIECIGKDKISNIGELSPHVLEEALLGTTPEVLELDESKPVGRPPTMCAGCPHRGFFYELSRKKNIMVTGDIGCYTLGSAEPLNAMDTCICMGASVSAGHGAQMAFNKNGVDKKVVGVIGDSTFFHSGITGLLDIVYNKGNAVTVILDNRITGMTGHQENPGTGYTLMGEKAPVIDIEKMVRACGVEDVQTINPLTLKESKDAIDKALATDEPSVIITKWPCVLKEFSQEDYEEFDLTKSICRVDEEKCTTCKVCGKVGCPAISFGDKAQIDPTMCVGCEVCLQVCPFNAIEKVGE
- a CDS encoding indolepyruvate oxidoreductase subunit beta, which codes for MEKTKNVLLVGVGGQGIILASKILSQGLISAGYDVKMSEVHGMAQRGGSVTTQVRFGEDVHSPIIGKGQADIIVAFEKMEAYRWLGYLKPDGIAVVNDYAIPSAPTLSGNVPYPETILDDIAAVVKNLTVVKAADIAVGLGNIKAQNIVLLGALLKAMAIDDINWEEVLVKNVKDKFVPLNKKALAEGMKKV